One Cellulomonas soli DNA window includes the following coding sequences:
- a CDS encoding LacI family DNA-binding transcriptional regulator — MAVDNAPTHQDHARPAVPTLEEVAERAGVSRSTASRAINGGLRVSPEALAAVEAAVAELGYTPNRAARSLVTKRTDSIALVVPEPDERVLSDPFFAGTLSGLSASMADTDIQVVLVITRPGESERTVRYLRNGHVDGAIVVSHHRNDELDRALLDLRVPNVFVGRPLSANESDVQFVDTDNVEGGRLATQHLIDRGCRHIGTIAGPEDMSAGIDRLAGWRNAVLAAGQADDAVAYGDFTIASGATQVRRLLADHPDLDGIFIASDLMAAGALSVLTELGKEVPRDIAVVGYDNLGVAASTSPPLTTVIQPVVAMARAAGARLLDQMDGSPRPSEPLIFAPELVVRESA; from the coding sequence ATGGCGGTCGACAACGCCCCGACGCACCAGGACCACGCCCGACCCGCCGTGCCGACCCTCGAAGAGGTGGCCGAGCGGGCAGGGGTGTCGCGGTCCACCGCGTCGCGCGCGATCAACGGCGGGCTGCGCGTGTCCCCCGAGGCCCTTGCCGCCGTGGAGGCGGCCGTCGCCGAGCTCGGGTACACCCCGAACCGGGCGGCACGCTCGCTCGTGACCAAGCGCACCGACTCGATCGCGCTGGTCGTCCCCGAGCCGGACGAGCGCGTGCTCTCCGACCCCTTCTTCGCCGGCACCCTCAGCGGGCTCTCGGCCTCGATGGCCGACACCGACATCCAGGTCGTGCTCGTCATCACCCGCCCGGGCGAGAGCGAGCGCACCGTCCGCTACCTGCGCAACGGGCACGTCGACGGCGCGATCGTGGTCTCGCACCACCGCAACGACGAGCTCGACCGTGCGCTGCTCGACCTGCGCGTGCCGAACGTCTTCGTCGGCCGCCCGCTGTCGGCCAACGAGTCGGACGTGCAGTTCGTCGACACCGACAACGTCGAGGGTGGGCGCCTGGCGACGCAGCACCTCATCGACCGGGGCTGCCGGCACATCGGCACGATCGCCGGACCCGAGGACATGTCCGCGGGCATCGACCGGCTCGCCGGCTGGCGCAACGCCGTCCTGGCCGCCGGGCAGGCCGACGACGCGGTCGCCTACGGAGACTTCACGATCGCGTCCGGCGCGACCCAGGTGCGCCGGCTGCTCGCCGACCACCCCGACCTCGACGGCATCTTCATCGCCTCCGACCTCATGGCCGCCGGCGCGCTGTCCGTGCTCACCGAGCTCGGCAAGGAGGTCCCGCGCGACATCGCGGTCGTCGGGTACGACAACCTCGGCGTCGCGGCTTCGACCTCGCCGCCGCTGACCACCGTGATCCAGCCGGTCGTCGCGATGGCCCGTGCCGCCGGCGCGCGGCTGCTGGACCAGATGGACGGCTCCCCCCGCCCGTCCGAGCCGCTGATCTTCGCCCCGGAGCTGGTGGTCCGCGAGTCGGCCTGA
- a CDS encoding carbohydrate ABC transporter permease, which yields MSAPSIPFIEQTAGKSAARSARRRRKGVALAGGSDRRPGWVTYLVLGLVIVGSVFPLYFTVLLASSDAQTIAQNPIPSPIPGGQLWDNLVRVYQSDIDLWQATLNSIIVAVATSASVVFFSTLAGYSFAKLRFKGRGPLLVFVIATMAVPTQLGVVPLFIVMKELGLVGNLMAVILPGMVTAFGVFWMTQYLDSALPYELIEAARVDGASMFRTFWSIALPAARPAAAMLALFTFIASWTNFFWPSIVLGTQTPTLPVALQLLQAGFFKDIALIMAGVVISVIPLILVFLVAGRQLVAGIMQGAVKG from the coding sequence ATGAGCGCCCCGTCCATCCCGTTCATCGAGCAGACCGCCGGCAAGAGCGCGGCGCGCTCCGCACGTCGTCGCCGCAAGGGCGTCGCCCTCGCCGGTGGTTCCGACCGCCGTCCGGGCTGGGTGACCTACCTGGTCCTCGGCCTCGTGATCGTCGGCTCGGTGTTCCCGCTGTACTTCACGGTCCTCCTGGCGTCCTCGGACGCCCAGACGATCGCGCAGAACCCGATCCCGTCGCCGATCCCCGGCGGCCAGCTCTGGGACAACCTCGTCCGCGTCTACCAGTCGGACATCGACCTGTGGCAGGCCACGCTCAACTCGATCATCGTGGCCGTGGCGACCAGCGCGTCCGTGGTGTTCTTCTCCACCCTGGCCGGCTACTCGTTCGCCAAGCTGCGCTTCAAGGGCCGCGGCCCGCTCCTGGTGTTCGTCATCGCCACGATGGCGGTCCCCACGCAGCTCGGCGTCGTGCCGCTGTTCATCGTCATGAAGGAGCTCGGCCTCGTCGGCAACCTCATGGCCGTGATCCTGCCGGGCATGGTCACCGCGTTCGGCGTGTTCTGGATGACCCAGTACCTCGACAGCGCACTGCCCTACGAGCTCATCGAGGCCGCCCGCGTCGACGGTGCGTCGATGTTCCGGACGTTCTGGTCCATCGCGCTGCCGGCAGCCCGACCCGCGGCCGCGATGCTCGCGCTCTTCACGTTCATCGCGTCCTGGACGAACTTCTTCTGGCCGTCGATCGTGCTGGGCACCCAGACGCCGACCCTGCCGGTGGCTCTGCAGCTGCTGCAGGCCGGCTTCTTCAAGGACATCGCGCTCATCATGGCCGGTGTCGTCATCTCGGTGATCCCGCTCATCCTGGTGTTCCTCGTCGCCGGCCGTCAGCTGGTCGCGGGGATCATGCAGGGCGCCGTCAAGGGCTGA
- a CDS encoding AraC family transcriptional regulator, giving the protein MTARPTPPHPGTPASDDGARRSLGKAAVPTEATEATGPIEPTWPEAGALLRALSPALLGLVDDLTATMFCAKDTTGRYVAVNEAFVRRTSERSRRDVLGRRAQDLFVPQLAHRYDEQDAAVLATGRPLHRQLELILRPGGLPGWYLTSKVAVQDGAGRTVGLVSMSEDLGTHDPADPAVQSLARVLALVQERLADPPTSAELAAAADCSSSALDRRVRRVFGLSPQQLVLRARIDHATVLLAGDTSVADVAVACGFYDQAALTRTFGRLTGQTPAQFRRWTRGGARP; this is encoded by the coding sequence ATGACCGCGCGACCCACTCCCCCGCACCCGGGCACCCCTGCGTCCGACGACGGCGCACGTCGGTCGCTGGGCAAGGCCGCCGTGCCGACCGAAGCGACCGAGGCCACCGGGCCGATCGAGCCGACGTGGCCGGAGGCGGGCGCCCTGCTGCGCGCCCTGAGTCCCGCCCTCCTCGGGCTGGTCGACGACCTGACCGCCACGATGTTCTGCGCGAAGGACACGACCGGCCGGTACGTCGCCGTGAACGAGGCGTTCGTGCGCCGGACGTCGGAGCGCTCGCGCCGGGACGTGCTGGGCCGACGGGCGCAGGACCTCTTCGTGCCGCAGCTCGCCCACCGGTACGACGAGCAGGACGCGGCCGTGCTCGCCACGGGCCGCCCGTTGCACCGTCAGCTCGAGCTGATCCTGCGACCGGGCGGACTGCCCGGCTGGTACCTCACCTCGAAGGTGGCCGTCCAGGACGGTGCAGGCCGGACCGTCGGGCTGGTGAGCATGTCGGAGGACCTGGGGACGCACGACCCGGCCGACCCGGCGGTGCAGTCGCTGGCCCGGGTGCTCGCACTCGTGCAGGAACGGCTCGCCGACCCGCCGACGTCGGCCGAGCTCGCGGCCGCGGCGGACTGCTCCTCCTCGGCCCTCGACCGACGCGTGCGGCGGGTGTTCGGGCTCTCCCCGCAGCAGCTGGTGCTGCGCGCCCGCATCGACCACGCCACGGTCCTGCTCGCCGGGGACACGTCCGTCGCGGACGTCGCCGTGGCGTGCGGCTTCTACGACCAGGCCGCCCTGACCAGGACGTTCGGACGCCTGACCGGGCAGACGCCCGCGCAGTTCCGCCGGTGGACGCGCGGGGGCGCTCGTCCTTGA
- a CDS encoding proline dehydrogenase family protein, with protein sequence MSSDLFAPTSAPTTLTDDAVRLARRWLDATAADETPKERRTTGRLAALVSDPAGLEFAVRFVDRVARPEDVHVAAADLAGLGAHAAAARAFLGPVDRTLLALGVRVAPVLPGVVVPAARIRLRQLVGHLVADAGRGLGPHLAGMRAAGFRLNLNLLGEAVLGEAEAVARLGRVQRLVERPDVDYVSVKVSAVASQLSTWDTAGSVDRVVARLRPLYLSAAAHGTFLNLDMEEYRDLTLTMRVFERLVLDPELLTNPAGIVLQAYLPDAADALDELTALARRRRQAGGAPVKVRLVKGANLAMEQVEAELHGWPQAPYTSKADVDANYVRLVETALDPTRTDAVRVGVASHNLFHVAYAHLLAQHRGVSDALDVEMLQGMAPAQARAVREVVGDLLLYTPVVARDDFDVAISYLVRRLEENSAAQNFLHALFADAPGASGKPTAMAGQEAAFRAAVIGSTTVSTSPRRTGRVPAPEGRGPFTSAADTDPALAASRAWARDLLVREPLAPAGAVVVRTADDVDEAVARAAAVAPAWAATAPAVRADALRRAATALEQARGDLVATMVHEGAKTVAEADPEVSEAVDFARYYADRAEELADGTVPGALFRPHGVTVVTPPWNFPVAIPVGSTLAALAAGSPVLVKPAPQTPLCVRVAMAAVAGALAEAGVPGDVLQVVLSPEGEVGRRLVTHPGVARVLLTGSIETARLFAGWRPDLDVMAETSGKNAIVVTPSADVDLAVADVVRSAFGHAGQKCSAASLLILVGSAGRSARLRRQLADAVTSLRVGRSDDLGTTMGPLIEPAQGRLLRALTTLEPGEGWLVEPRRLDEEGRLWSPGVRHSVAPGSWFHLTECFGPVLGVLRVDTLDEAIAVQNQVAFGLTGGLHSLDEAEIDHWLARVEVGNAYVNRHITGAIVQRQPFGGWKASVVGPGAKAGGPHYVAQLGTWTDGPDVPAGDAAWLAWAQADDRRVWARWGTDQDPSGLLPEENTLRHLPVPGLTIRVGDGAPAREVARVQHAAAVVGVPTQVSDVRTESHAVFAARVEQGAVTGRIRVVGVAPGLRAAAATQVGEVTVLDAPVVAGAERELLTVLREQAVSRTRHRFGHVEPVRRAALGR encoded by the coding sequence GTGAGCAGCGACCTCTTCGCGCCGACCTCGGCACCCACGACCCTGACCGACGACGCCGTGCGTCTGGCCCGCCGCTGGCTGGACGCCACCGCGGCCGACGAGACGCCGAAGGAGCGGCGGACCACGGGCCGGCTCGCCGCGCTGGTCTCCGACCCCGCAGGGCTGGAGTTCGCGGTGCGGTTCGTCGACCGCGTCGCACGCCCCGAGGACGTGCACGTCGCCGCCGCCGACCTCGCCGGGCTCGGCGCGCACGCCGCTGCCGCACGGGCGTTCCTCGGCCCGGTCGACCGCACGCTCCTCGCCCTCGGCGTGAGGGTCGCCCCTGTGCTCCCGGGCGTCGTGGTGCCGGCCGCACGGATCCGGCTGCGTCAGCTCGTCGGGCACCTGGTGGCGGACGCCGGGCGCGGTCTCGGCCCGCACCTGGCGGGCATGCGCGCGGCCGGGTTCCGGCTCAACCTCAACCTGCTCGGCGAGGCCGTGCTCGGCGAGGCCGAGGCGGTCGCCCGGCTCGGACGCGTGCAGCGGCTCGTCGAGCGCCCCGACGTGGACTACGTGTCGGTCAAGGTGTCGGCCGTGGCCAGCCAGCTGTCCACGTGGGACACCGCCGGGAGCGTCGACCGGGTGGTCGCCCGCCTGCGCCCGCTGTACCTGAGCGCGGCCGCGCACGGCACGTTCCTCAACCTCGACATGGAGGAGTACCGCGACCTGACCCTGACGATGCGCGTCTTCGAGCGCCTCGTGCTCGACCCCGAGCTGCTGACGAACCCGGCGGGCATCGTGCTGCAGGCCTACCTGCCCGACGCCGCCGACGCGCTGGACGAGCTGACCGCGCTCGCCCGCCGTCGTCGCCAGGCGGGCGGGGCTCCCGTGAAGGTCCGGCTGGTCAAGGGCGCGAACCTCGCGATGGAGCAGGTCGAGGCCGAGCTGCACGGCTGGCCGCAGGCCCCGTACACGTCCAAGGCCGATGTCGACGCGAACTACGTGCGGCTCGTCGAGACGGCCCTGGACCCGACCCGCACGGATGCGGTGCGGGTCGGGGTCGCGAGCCACAACCTGTTCCACGTCGCCTACGCGCACCTGCTCGCGCAGCACCGTGGCGTGAGTGATGCGCTGGACGTCGAGATGCTGCAGGGGATGGCCCCCGCGCAGGCCCGGGCGGTCCGTGAGGTCGTCGGCGACCTGCTGCTCTACACGCCCGTGGTCGCGCGCGACGACTTCGACGTCGCCATCTCCTACCTGGTGCGCCGGCTCGAGGAGAACTCGGCCGCGCAGAACTTCCTGCACGCGCTGTTCGCCGACGCCCCCGGGGCGTCCGGGAAGCCGACCGCGATGGCCGGGCAGGAGGCGGCGTTCCGGGCGGCCGTCATCGGCAGCACGACCGTCTCGACCAGCCCCCGCCGCACGGGCCGCGTCCCTGCCCCCGAGGGGCGTGGGCCGTTCACGAGCGCGGCCGACACCGACCCTGCACTCGCCGCGTCCCGTGCCTGGGCCCGCGACCTGCTCGTGCGCGAACCTCTCGCCCCGGCCGGTGCGGTGGTCGTCCGGACCGCGGACGACGTGGACGAGGCCGTCGCCCGGGCGGCCGCCGTCGCACCGGCCTGGGCGGCCACCGCCCCGGCGGTCCGCGCCGACGCCCTGCGCCGCGCGGCGACCGCGCTCGAGCAGGCCCGGGGCGACCTCGTGGCGACGATGGTGCACGAGGGCGCGAAGACCGTCGCCGAGGCCGACCCCGAGGTCAGCGAGGCGGTCGACTTCGCCCGCTACTACGCCGACCGTGCCGAGGAGCTCGCCGACGGGACCGTGCCCGGTGCGTTGTTCCGGCCGCACGGGGTCACGGTCGTCACGCCGCCGTGGAACTTCCCGGTCGCGATCCCTGTCGGCTCGACCCTCGCGGCGCTCGCGGCCGGATCACCCGTGCTGGTCAAGCCGGCACCGCAGACGCCCCTGTGCGTCCGGGTCGCCATGGCCGCCGTGGCGGGGGCCCTCGCCGAGGCGGGCGTGCCCGGGGACGTCCTGCAGGTCGTGCTGAGCCCCGAGGGCGAGGTCGGTCGGCGCCTGGTCACCCACCCCGGAGTGGCCCGCGTGCTGCTCACGGGGTCGATCGAGACCGCACGCCTGTTCGCCGGGTGGCGCCCCGACCTGGACGTCATGGCGGAGACGTCGGGCAAGAACGCGATCGTCGTGACCCCCTCGGCGGACGTCGACCTGGCGGTCGCGGACGTGGTGCGCTCGGCCTTCGGGCACGCCGGGCAGAAGTGCTCGGCGGCCTCGTTGCTGATCCTGGTCGGCTCGGCGGGCCGGTCGGCACGGCTGCGCCGCCAGCTGGCCGACGCCGTGACGTCGTTGCGCGTCGGACGGTCCGACGACCTGGGGACGACCATGGGGCCGCTGATCGAGCCCGCCCAGGGCCGGCTGCTGCGTGCCCTGACGACGCTCGAACCGGGGGAGGGCTGGCTCGTGGAGCCGCGCCGGCTGGACGAGGAGGGTCGGCTGTGGTCGCCCGGCGTCCGACACTCGGTGGCCCCCGGGTCGTGGTTCCACCTGACCGAGTGCTTCGGACCGGTGCTGGGCGTGCTGCGCGTCGACACCCTCGACGAGGCGATCGCCGTGCAGAACCAGGTCGCCTTCGGGCTCACCGGAGGTCTGCACTCGCTCGACGAGGCCGAGATCGACCACTGGCTGGCGCGCGTCGAGGTCGGCAACGCGTACGTCAACCGGCACATCACGGGGGCGATCGTGCAGCGCCAGCCGTTCGGCGGCTGGAAGGCCTCGGTGGTGGGCCCGGGGGCGAAGGCCGGCGGCCCGCACTACGTGGCCCAGCTCGGCACCTGGACGGACGGGCCGGACGTGCCCGCCGGCGACGCCGCGTGGCTGGCGTGGGCGCAGGCCGACGACCGCCGGGTGTGGGCCCGGTGGGGAACGGACCAGGACCCGAGCGGCCTGCTGCCCGAGGAGAACACGCTGCGTCACCTGCCCGTGCCGGGCCTGACGATCCGTGTCGGCGACGGCGCGCCCGCGCGCGAGGTCGCCCGGGTCCAGCACGCCGCCGCTGTCGTGGGCGTCCCGACCCAGGTCAGCGACGTGCGGACGGAGTCCCACGCCGTCTTCGCCGCACGGGTCGAGCAGGGGGCCGTCACCGGCCGCATCCGGGTGGTCGGCGTCGCACCCGGGCTGCGTGCCGCGGCCGCCACCCAGGTGGGCGAGGTCACGGTCCTGGACGCACCCGTCGTCGCGGGTGCCGAGCGCGAGCTGCTCACGGTCCTGCGCGAGCAGGCCGTCAGCCGGACGCGGCACCGGTTCGGTCACGTCGAGCCGGTTCGGCGCGCAGCACTCGGGCGATAG